A window of Rhodospirillaceae bacterium genomic DNA:
TGCACAAGGTTGGAATAGCATTTATGGCAGTATTAGTCTCTTGTATTTGTTCTTCTGCAGCATCAATGAGCTCGAGGGGAGACACCTCTTGTTTCTTCAGAAGCGTGACAGCTTCCCTGGCAGAAAGTTTAACGAGTTCGTTCATCGATTAAATCTCCAAGTGGTTTGTAACGGGTTTCGCCGACTGTATTTTCTTGATGCCGGTACTTGTTAGAATAACTTTTTAAGTAAACAACAATATCATCGATCTATATCAAAGCGCTAATAGCGGCTTCCACGCCTCCTGGCTCATAAGGGATTTTTTGCTTTTTTAATGTCATCTCCACCCCAGCAAGGGTCCCAAGGATCATGGGTTCGTTTAGGTCTCCCAGGTGGCCAATTCGAAAA
This region includes:
- a CDS encoding serine--glyoxylate aminotransferase; amino-acid sequence: FRIGHLGDLNEPMILGTLAGVEMTLKKQKIPYEPGGVEAAISALI